A single genomic interval of Nerophis ophidion isolate RoL-2023_Sa linkage group LG11, RoL_Noph_v1.0, whole genome shotgun sequence harbors:
- the rims2a gene encoding regulating synaptic membrane exocytosis protein 4 isoform X30 — MGRQGHDTSAPVAGMRIQRSQSKMSLSASFEALAVYFPCMNSFDEDDGEAGGKKLRSTIQRSTETGLAVEMRSRMTRQASRESTDGSMNSYSSEGNLIFPGVRLSSDAQFSDFLDGLGPAQLVGRQTLATPPMGDIQIGMVDKKGALEVEVIRARGLVGKPGSKALPAPYVKVYLLENGVCIAKKKTKVARKTLDPLYQQQLPFEEKPGGKVLQVIVWGDYGRMDHKSFMGAVQILLDELDLSNMVIGWFKLFPPSSLVDPTLAPLTRRASQSSLDSFSRS; from the exons ATGGGCAGGCAGGGACACGACACCTCTGCTCCCGTTGCCGGGATGCGTATCCAGCGCTCCCAAAGCAAGATGAGCTTGTCCGCATCTTTCGAAGCCCTGGCGGTCTACTTCCCCTGCATGAACTCCTTCGATGAAGACGATGGAG aagcGGGAGGCAAGAAGTTGCGTAGCACCATCCAGAGGAGCACAGAGACGGGGCTGGCGGTGGAAATGAGGAGCAGGATGACTCGACAGGCCAGCCGAGAGTCCACAGATGGCAGCATGAACAGCTACAGCTCCGAGGGAAA TCTCATCTTCCCAGGTGTGAGGCTGTCATCGGATGCTCAGTTCAGTGACTTTCTGGATGGACTGGGACCTGCCCAGCTGGTGGGACGGCAGACATTGGCTACTCCACCAATGG GGGACATCCAAATCGGCATGGTGGATAAGAAAGGAGCACTGGAGGTGGAGGTCATCAGAGCTCGTGGCCTTGTAGGAAAACCAGGTTCCAAGGCGCTGCCAG CACCGTATGTCAAGGTCTACCTTTTGGAAAACGGAGTCTGCATAgccaaaaagaaaacaaaagtagCAAGGAAAACCTTGGATCCTCTTTACCAGCAGCAACTGCCGTTTGAGGAGAAACCCGGGGGCAAAGTTTTACAG GTGATTGTCTGGGGCGACTATGGACGCATGGACCATAAATCTTTCATGGGAGCAGTTCAGATACTGTTAGATGAGTTGGACCTGTCCAACATGGTGATTGGCTGGTTCAAGCTCTTTCCTCCCTCCTCACTGGTGGACCCGACCCTGGCCCCCCTAACAAGAAGAGCTTCCCAGTCCTCGCTGGACAGTTTCTCGCGGTCATAG